Genomic DNA from Anabaena sphaerica FACHB-251:
AAACAAACTTTTAAACTAGGGTAAATGAGCCAACATCTAAAATTGTGAGAAAATCCCATATCGAGACAGGTTTTATACAACCTATTTCAGCCCATTTTTCATTACCCGTGTTCTTAGCTGCTCCAGGATAATTATAAAACTTAAATGATTAATAGGTTATTTTTTTTATGTAAAAATGTAAAATGTTTTGATGAAAATTATTAAAGAATTCAAGATTCAGTTGAAGACTGAAGATCTTGTGTTTCAGAAAGATGTAACAACCTCTGAGACTTCAACGGTGAAAATAGAGCCTTGAGGATGATTATCCTGTAATGTAATTTTGCCGCCATGAGCTTCAATGGCTATTTTACAGAATGCCAATCCTAAACCCGTCTGGCTGGTATTATTAATCGTAGTTCCTATTTCATACTTGTCGAAAATCTTCTCTCGCAGTTCTTTTTTAACTCCGGGTCCAAAGTCAGCAATCTCAAATTTTGCTGATCCAGTTTCTATATAATTGGCACGTAAAATAATTTGACTGTTAACAGGAGAAAACTTAATTGCATTAGAAATAAGATTATTGATGATCCGACGAAAAATAGCCACATCTACCTTAAGACTACCACCAGGTTCTGGTAGCTCGCTGATGAATTGAATATTTTTCTTTTCTGCGATCGCAGAAAATTCTTCTACTACTGACTGACACAAGCTATAAATATCTACTTCAGAATAGTTGAGAATCATCTTACCAGATTCTAACTTTGCCATTATTAGTAGACCATCAATCATTGACTGTAATTCCTCTCCAGCACTAATAATCTGATCAACTTTTACTTGTTGTTTTTCTGGAGATAACTTGGGATATTTTAGTATATGAGCCGATAAAATCATGCTGGTGAGAGAATTCCGCAGGTCATGTACCATCATATTGACCATATCTTCTCGCCACTTTAATAATTCCTGCACCTGATCGTATTGGTGTTTAATGCGTAACATTGAATGAATCCTAGATCGTAATTCCATACCATGTATAGGTTTACTGATAAAATCATCAGCCCCTGCGCTCAGACATCGAGCTAAATCTTCTTTGGAAGTGAGAGCAGTAACCATAATAATAGGAACCGGCTGCCAACGGGCGCTTTGCTTAATTAGCTGACAGGTTTCCAGTCCATCCATTTCTGGCATCATTACATCCATTAAGATCACATCAGGTTGAACCCTTTCTAGAGAAGTGATAGCTTTGTGTCCATTTTGAGCGTAGTACAATTGATAGTTTTCGTTGTAAAGAAAAGTTTCAATTACATCAAAATTGTTAGGCTCGTCATCGACGATCAAGATAGAAGATAAAGTATTCATATTTATTGAGTAGATTTTATTTATTTAATAAGTTTTGAATCATTTTTGTAAGTTGCTTTAATCTTACAGGTTTTGCCAGATATTCATTAGCTCCTGCCTGAAGGCATCTTTCATGATCGTTAGGCATAGCTAAACCAGTCAAAGCAATAATGGGAATATTAGCTATATCGTCATCAGCGCGAATCAAACGAATAGCTTCGAGACCGTCCATTAGTGGCATTTGCACATCCATCAATATCAAATCAGGAGCATGAGTCTTAGCTAGGTCAATGGCTTCCAGTCCATTTCCAGCCACCAGCAGATGATAACCGCGACTCTCTAAATAGTTAGATACGGTATCAATATTCGCCTCATTATCTTCCGCTATCAAGATTAGAGGTTGTTGTTGAGTTGGTGGTAATTCCTCCTCAACAGTGATACTCTCCAGATGTGTAGCGGCAGTAGGAGGTTGGCGGAGTTGGTTAATTACCTGATGGAGTTGTTGACGGATAATCGGTTTGATTAAATATTCAGCAGCACCTAATTCCAGACCGCGCGATCGCTCATCAACTACGGAAACGATGATTACAGGAATAGTTTGGGTTTCTGCATGAGCCTTAATCTGTGCTAATACTTCCCAACCTGACCTATGAGGAAGCTGAATATCGAGAATTATTAATGCTGGTTGGTGTGCAAGAATTTGAGCGATCGCTCCTTCACCTTGCGGATAAACTACCCCCTCCATACCTATCTGATCTAAGTAGCGTGTCACCTGTTCAGCCGCTGTAGGTGTATCTTCAATGATTAATACCTTCCTATTTTCTGGCGCTAAACTACATTGAGGAAAGACAGCAGGGTGGGGCAACAAATCAGGCGTGCTGGACTGGCGATAGGGTAGCTTGACAGTAAAACGACTGCCTTGACCAATCTCGCTAGTTACCCCAACTGTGCCATCATGTAACTCAACCAAGCGGCGCACCAGAGCCAGTCCCAGACCAGTTCCACTATACTGACGGCTTAATTTTGTATCTACTTGCACAAAGGGTTTAAATAGTTTACTAGCATCATCTGGGGCAATACCAATACCAGTATCAATCACCGAAATAACCAGGTAAGAACCTTCTAACTCAATTTCTAACCGTACATTACCACCTTCAGGTGTGAATTTGACGGCATTATTTAGCAGGTTGATCAGCACCTGACAGATACGAAGTTCATCAACGACAATTTCCCCCAAAGTATCGGGAATACCAACAGTTAAATGAATGTTCTTTTTAATAGCTTGTTGCCGGATAAAGGGCAAACTGGAATCAGCCAGGTTTTTAACTGGCACAGATGTTAGTTGGAGTTCTAACTTACCAGACTCAATTTTAGACAGGTCAAGGATATCGTTAATCAACTCTAGTAAGTGTCTACCGCTACGTTCAATAGTAGCGATCGCTTTCTGCTGCCCTTGGTTAATGACACCAAAGACCTCTTCCTGTAAGCCTTCAGACATTCCTAAAATCGCATTTAATGGCGTTCGCAATTCATGACTCATATTTGCCAAAAACTCATCTTTCAAGCGAGTGGCACGTTCTAACTCAGCATTGGTGAGAGTTAGCCGTTCATTAATTGTCCGTAATTCCTGTTCTGCCTTTTTGACATCAGTAATATCTCGGCAGACAGAAATCAAATTTCCTCCTTCTGTCAGCGTTAAAGACAGACCTTCAGTAAAAGTGCTACCATCCTTACGGGTTGCAGTTGCTTCACCCTGCCAGTGATGCTGCTGCATCAAGACAGGAAAAACTTCCTGCTCAAAGCGGCTAGATTCTTCTAAAGAATATAATTCTTGCCAAGTTTTACCGAGTAATTCTTCGGAATTTTCATACCCAAAAAGTTGCAGATGTGCTTGGTTCACATAGGTGAATATATTATTTTCCAGGATAGCGATCCCATCCACAGCGGCCTCGATCACAGCTAATTGGTGTTTTAGTTTTTTCTCAGCTTCTCTACGGTCAGTAATATCAAAAACAGTGGAGAGACTATGTAGGTAAGTACCATCAGCACTGTTGACAGCCGTAGCATTGATGAGGACTGGTAACACTGTGCCATCTTTACGTATCAGAGAAAACTCTAAATCTTTCACAAAGCCGATCTCTTTAAATTTTGGATAGTTTTCATGAAAGATTTGGCAACCTTGTTCAGTCAGAAAATTAATGTATTTTTGTCCCACCATCTCCTCGCGGGTGTAACCTAGCCATTGCAACTGAGTATTATTAATCCCAGTGATTATACCTTCAGAGTCCAGGGAATAATAACCACAAGGGGCATTATTGTATAGATCCTCAACCTCCCGTGCATATTTCTCTAAAGCTTCTGAGGCATCTTTGCGTTCAGTAATATCTTGTGCTACACCAATATATTGAATCGCCCTTCCTTCGCTATTTCTCTTAAAAACGGCATCACGAGCAGAAAGCCAGCGCCATGTAGCATTAATATTACGGACACGGTACTCAATTTCTAGAATTTCATCATCAGTCGCTGCTTGTAATTGTTGTTGGTGTGCAAAGTAAGCTACCAAGTCCTCTGGATGTAATAGCTGTTGTAACACCTGGGAACCCATTCGCGCCAGATCCCCTGGTGTGTAACCCAGGATGCTTGTTAGTTCCCGGTTAATGTAGAGGTTGTGTCCAGTTGTCAAATCGTGGATATAGAGGATATTAGGGGAACTGTCAGCAATACTTTGAGCAAAACGCTGGCTTTCTTGTAGAGCAATTTCTGCTTGTTTGCGGTCGGTGATATCAGTGCGGATGGACAAATACTGTACAGGCTGTCCCTGGTCATTGACAAAGGGAACTATGGTAGTGTCTACCCAGTAGAAACTCCCATCCTTGCTGCAATTTTGAATTTCACCTCGCCAAACATTACCACTGGAAATAGTAGACCAAAGTTCGGCAAAGAATTCCCTGGAGTGATAGCCAGAATTAACAAGTTTGTGGGTTTGGCCGATTAATTCATCCTGAGAATATTGAGAAATTTGGCTAAACTTTTCATTTGCATAAGTAATAGTACCCTGAGAGTCGGTAATAGCCACAATTGCCGCTTGGTCTAAGGCATATTTAAAATCCGATAATTCTTTGATAGTCCGGCGCAGTTTTTCATCTGCTTGCTTTTTGGCAGTAATATCTTTAGCAATACCGACAAAGCCGATAATTTGTTGTTTGTCGTCGTAGAGAGTTGTCACAGAAAGCAACACCGGAAACCGGGAGCCATCTTTGCGAATGTAAGTCCACTCTTGTTCGTTAGGAATTCCTTGTATAGCTGTGGTGATAAAAACTGCCATACCCGGTGTGATATTCCTACCCCATATTTCTGAGATGTTAGCTGCTTGCTGTTGCAGTTCGTCGTGATCATGAAACTGTAGGGGACTAACTTTACCAATTACCTCTTTTGCGGTGTAGCCTAACATCTTTTCCGCAGCGGCGTTGAAGGTTTGGATGATACCTTCTGGGTTGGTGGAAATAATAGAATAATCGATGCCATCGAAAATGGCTTGTTGCAGACTTGTGACAGCAAGTAACTCAGCTTCAGCTTGTTTACGACTGGTAATATCGCTTTCTGAACCGACCATGCGAAGGACATTACCTGTCTCATCCCACAAAGCCTGTCTGCGATCTAGCACCCACATATAGGAGCCATCTTTGCGCTGTACTCGATATTCTTCTTGGAAGAAAGGAGTTTTGTGAGCTAGGTGATCTGCAACTGCAATCATTACCCGGTCGTAATCATCAGGATGAATCAGATTTGACCATTCTTGCAGATTAGAACCGATTTCATCATCCGCAAATCCCCGCATTTGTTTCCAGCGAGTGGAATAGAAAACTTGATTGGCTTTGATGTTCCAATCCCAGATGCCATCATTACTACCCCGCAGTGCCAGTTCCCAGCGTTCTTGACTTTCGCGCAGTTCGGCTGTGCGTTCTTCAACTCTGATTTCTAATTCCTGGTTGAGTTGTTCGAGTGCTGTCATTGCCTGCTGGCGCTCTAATTCTGCCCCTACTCGCGCGGCAAAGACTTGTAATATAGCGATCGCTCTAGAGGAATCTGCCAGGGGTTTATCATCTAATAAGCAAAGGCTGCCCAAAGTCTCCCCTTCGGTAGACTTTATAGCTACACCCACGTAACTCTGGGCTGCCAATTCTTTGAAACTTTCATTGGGGAAATGCTGCTGGAGGTCGCTGACACAGCAAAACGCGCCTTGTGCTATGGTCAAATTACAAGGCATCTCTTCTAACAAGCCAGAGATATTAGTTTGTAGGTTTCCGTCTGCCCAAAATGCAGATGTTTGGAAATATTCCCCGTTTTTTGTGACTATGAGGGCGCAGCGACAGTCCAAGAAGGTGGCAATATACTCCAGCAGTAAGGTGAATAAGTCATTACCTGTGACTGCGGCTGCACCTTCAACCAGAGCCTGTAGATCAGCTTGTGCTTGTTTGCGTTCAGTAATGTCTAGGGTGACACCTTCAATAATTACACATCCGTCTTCACGGGTGCGAACCTGACCCCGTGAGTTCATCCAGCGGATCTGCCCGGTGATGTCCCTGATGCGATACTCGTTGTCCAGATGTCCTGAACCTTGCATAGCATCCCGCATCACTTGTTCACAACGCTCTTTATCTTCAGGAGCAATGGTGGCAAAGGTATCCTGCCACGATAAAGACTGTTTGACCTGTCCAAACAGCTTTGTGGCTGATGTGGAGGTATAAGGAACTTCCACTGTGCCATCAGGGTGTATCACCAATCTATAAGCGTAGCCATCGGCAATATTTTCAGCAATGGAAGAGAGCAGTTCTTTCCGTTCTTGTAGGGCTATTTCTGCCTGTTTGCGATCGTTGATGTCGGTAATTGTGCCTACATAACCAATAATTTGTTGATTTTCTCCCCGTTCTGCTACTGCTTGACTAAAAACCCAAGTTACTAGTCCATCGGGTCTTTGGAAACGATATTCTAAACGGAAAGGTCGGTTTGCTTGGGCTGCTGTATACCATTCCTGTGCAACTTTTTCTCTGTCTTCTAGATGCAAAGCATTGATCCAACCGGTTCCCATTGCTTGTTCATAGCTAAGTCCGGTCATCTGACACCAACGCTCATTGATATAAATACAATTCCCTTGGGCATCGGTGCGGAAGATACCAACAGGAGCCGCTTCCGCTAAACTTGCATACCGTTTTTCACTCTGTCGCAGAGCTTCTTCAGTGCGGTTGCGCTCGGCTAGTTCCAATCGCAGTTGTTTGTAAATATCTGCTTGCTGGATAGCGATAGAGCAGCGATGCTGCAAGCTGTTCACTATTTGTGTGGAAAGTTGTTGCAGGAGATTTACCTCTGACTCCTGCCAATCTCGTGGATGATCTTTTTGTGTAGCACTTAATAATCCCCAAAGTTGCCCTTCTTGAACAATGGGTACAAGGATTTTGGCACGGGTTTGGATTTGTTCTAGTAGCTCAATGTGGCAAGGAGCTAAGTTAGCTTGATAAATATCAGGTACAACCCGAATCCGTCCATTAATATAAGTATCTACCCAATCTGGCGCAAAACAAGGGTCGTTAATCTCTTGATTGAGGAAAGATTCGTGATTTTCAATCACTGATTCTGCAACTATCACACCACTCCAATCTTGGTGGAACTGATAGATAAAAACGCGATCGCACTGCAAAAATGTCCGCACTTTCTGGACAATGGCATTTAGTGTCTGCTGTAAGTCCAGTGAAGACCTGATACGACCAGCAATGGAACTCAATAATTTTTCCTTTTCTGCCTGGTTTGTCAATTCTGTTGTCCGTTTCTGTATCTCCTGCTCCAATTGAGTATTGCGGTTTTCCAGTAAGTCCAGCTTTTCTTTTTCTAGAGAGGAAACTTTCTGCTCCAGGGTTTCCACTAATTTGTAAAGTTCGACAGGGTTCAAGCCTTGCAGCAGTGTACTCTGAGTCACAATACCCAGTAATTGGCCATCAGCGTCTGTGACTACCACCCGATTTAAATGTTTTTCCTGCATCAGCGATCGCGCTTTCCACAAAGAATCATCAGGACTGACGGTAAACAGAGGGCTGCTCATCACCTCCTGGGCTGGAATTTTCTCAAATGACAAATCTAGGGAATGGAATTGAACAATATCCCTTTCAGTAACAATACCGATAGCACGAGTCTCATCATCATCTGCCACAATTACCACTGAACTGACCTGATTTTCTGACATTAACCGGGTCAGGTCTAACACTGATGTTGTCGATGAGGTATAAACCATATTGGTAGTCATCACTTCTGACACCAGACGCGATCGCAGTAAATCAATTGGACGCAGCATCTGACGTAGGCTTTCATGGGTGACTAACCCGATTAATTGGTCATTGTCATCGACTATGGGCAAATGACGGATGTGATGAAGTTTAAACAGGGTGAGGACGGCAAATATATCTGTAAAGTCCGATTGCCTCAATGCGATTACTGGGTAAGCCATAACATCCGCAACCGATTTCTCCGTCAGTTGATAGCCATTGGCGCTAAGACGGACAACATCCCTTTGTGTAAAAATTCCTAAAACTTTAGTTCCATCAACCACCAGGACACAACTGGCGCGAGCTTCTGCTAGAAACCTCTCCCTATCTAAAGTGGTATCATCTGCCAAGGAACAGCTTCCCCTGGCTGCACTCATCTGCAAAATTGCCTCAGTAAAGCTTGTATCTGATGAAACCGTTAAGGGAGAGTTTATGATTACCTCCTCAAATGCAGTCATTTCCTGTAAAGGGACTAAAACCATAAATAATAGCCATCAATTAAAGATACTGTTATTACTGAGAGAATGAAGTATTATTAAAATCATAAGTAAGTGGGCGTTAAAAATTGTCGTTATGACAAGGTAAGAGGGAACGGGGAACGGGGAAGAGGGTTTTGGTGAATTTACTTTTTGTTACATACTCCGGTTTTTTCCCACCGACTTACTTAAATGACTAGCACCATGATGAATATACGTTACAAGTTTACAAGCAAGGATAAAACTTCCAGCCATAGGTATAACCTGATTTTAAATGAACCTTACTATGTTTCCCATTTACAAAGAAGAAACTGTTATTTGCCAAAAAAAATCTGTAGGGGTCAGTCTCCCATATGTAAAAATTTAGTCAAATCTTTAATAATGAACAATCAGAAATTAATATTTTAATAAATTTGCAAAACTTTACCAACTCATAGGCAATTGATCTGCAAAAATTATCTAAGTATAAAGTAAGTATAGTTATGACAAAAACAGCACTTATTACAGGCATTACAGGTCAAGATGGCTACTATCTTGGCCATTTGCTTCTCAATCAAAATTACCGAGTTGTCGGCTTGGTATCTCCACACCGACAACCTAACCTGTCAAAATTGGGAAGTTTGGCAGATAAAGTAGAAATTTACACCGTTGATTTAAGAGATAGTGCGGCTTTATTAACTGCTGTCGAACAACTACAACCGCAGGAAATTTACAATTTAGCTGCACCTAGTTTCGTTCCCGATTCTTGGGATGATCCTCTGGGAACCCTTGATTTGATCACAGGTACGGCTACCAGATTATTAAACGCAGTTCGGCAAGTTGGTTTATCTACAAGGTTCTATCAAGCCAGCAGTTCGGAAATGTTTGGTGATGTGACTACTGCTCCCCAGGATGAAGAAACCACCTTCCGTCCCAAAAATCCTTATGCAGCAGCAAAATTACACGCTCACTGGACGATGGTACATCACCGACAGCGTTATGGTCTATTCGCTTGTAGTGGTATTTTATATAACCATGAATCGCCTTTACGTCCTCCTCAGTTTGTGACACGGAAAGTTTCTCTAGCCGTAGCATCGATTAAATTGGGTTTAGCTCAAACCTTAGAAATGGGTAACTTAGATGCCAAACGTGATTGGGGTTTTGCGGGAGATCACGTAGATGCTATGTGGCGAATGCTGCAAGCTGATGAGCCGGAAGAATACGTAATTGGTACAGGTAAACTCCACAGCGTCCGGGAATTAATCGCCACAGCATTTGATTCTGTAGGACTGGACTGGGAAAAATATGTAATTGTTAATACTAATTTATTACGAGCGGACGAACACTTTCAACTTGTAGCTAACCCCAGTAAGGCCAAAAAGAATCTGGGATGGGAACCTCACGTTAGTTTTGAGCAACTTTTAGGAAACATGGTAAAAAGCGATTTGGAGCAGTTACAAAGTGGTAAAGTTACACCATTTGGGGTGTCGGGAACAGGTAATCGGTAATTGTTATTTCCAGTCCCTAGTCCCTAACTAGCAAATTACGTTACATATTCAAAAACGCTAATTAATCAAGTGGCAGCTAATCATCTATTTGTGTTCTTAGAAATTTTTAGCCTTGAAGGTGGGATTCAATCCTATGTTAAGGATATTTTTCGCGCCTATCAGGGATTAAACGAAACCGGCAAAGCGGATGTGTTTTTGTTGCGGGATAGTCCTGATTGTGTTAATCCTTTTGCATCAGAAAATTTAAAATTTCATTATTTTAAAAGCGACTCTCCCCAAATAGGCAGAGTTAAAATGGCTTTAGCTTTACTTCGATATCTGCTGCAAAAACGACCGCAACAGGTTTTCTGTGGTCACATTAAGTTAGCAGGACTCATACAAACCTTTTGTCAGCTTTTGGGCATTCCCTATACTGTACTCACCTATGGTAAAGAAGTCTGGGAACCGCTTAAAAATCAAGAAAGACGAGCTTTAGCTTCAGCTTCTGGAATTTGGACAATTAGCCGCTATAGTCGAGATCAAGCTTGTGCTGCTAATGGAATCGACCCGAAAAAGGTACAGATGCTACCTTGTGCTATCGATGGGGATAAATTTACTCCGGGAGATAAAGCACCGGAACTGGTTGAGAAATATGGCTTGAATAATGCCAAGGTATTAATGACAGTAGCGCGGTTGTGGTCTGGGGATATTTACAAGGGTGTGGATGTAACAATTAGAGCCTTACCGCAAATTATCCAGGTGTTTCCAGAGGTAAAATATTTGGTGATTGGTCGAGGAGATGACCAACCAAGATTAGCGCAGTTAGCAAAAGATTTAGGTGTGAGCGATCGCGTCATTTTTGCCGGTTTTGTGCCTACAGAAGCATTAATGTTACACTATCGTTTAGCAGATGCCTATATTATGCCTTCTCAAGAAGGTTTTGGTATCGTTTATCTAGAAGCAATGGCCTGTGGTATACCAGTGTTATCTGGTGATGATGATGGCTCGGCTGATCCCTTGCAAGATGGTAAACTAGGATGGAGAGTACCACACCGCAACCCCGATGCAGTCGCAGCAGCTTGTATAGAAATTCTCCAGGGTAATGATCAACGTTGTGATGGTAAATGGTTGCGAGAACAAGCGATCGCTATATTTGGCATAGAAGCATTTCAACAACGCCTACAACAAATGCTCCAATCATCAGGAGTCAGGAGTCAGGAGTCAGAAGAAAGATAAACATTACCTATTACCTATTCCCTATGACCAGAGATAACTGATAACTAAAATAAAACTAGAGTAGAAAAAATTTGCGAAATGAGCCTTAATAACTTCCAACTGAATCTTGATAAACTCCGTCCTTGGCTGACTCTGTTAGCGGTGGCTTGGTTATTAGCATCATTAGGCTTAGGCTGGTTAGTGAATTCTTTACTAATTATTTTTGGGCTGTTGTTAATAATACCAGTTATAGCATTCTTCGGATTTCGCTGGTGGCTACAAGGCAACTTAGTTATTGATAAGTGTCCCGTCTGTGGATTTGAATCAACAGGTTTAAATAATAGCCAATTGCAGTGTCAAAATTGCGGAGAAAAGCTAGTAGTAAAAAATAGTCAATTTAGCCGCTTCGCGCCAGAAGGTACAATTGATGTGACAGCAATTGAAGTCCCAGTCAAATCATTGGAAGAATGAACTAACATTACAGCAGGAGTCAGGAGTTAAAGCCCTTTAAGCTTTTCCCTTACCCAAGTTACAACTTCCAGGCTCAAAGCCTAATTTAGCTATTGAAAACGGAGGTTTGAAATGACAATTACCCTCAATCATACCATAGTACCTGCACGGGACAAGGAAGCAGCAGCAAGTTTCTTTGCGGAAATTTTTGGACTAAAAGTTGAGTCTCCTATTGGTCACTTTGCTGCTGTTCATGTTAACGATAAGCTAACTTTAGATTTTGCTGATAGAGAAGATTTTGAATCACATCATTATGCTTTCCATGTCAGTGAACAAGAATTTGATGAAATTTTTGCACGGGTAAAACAAGCAGGTTTAGAATACAGTAGCGATCCCATGCACGAAAATAAAGGTGAGATGAACCATAGAAAGGGAGGTCGCGGCTTTTATTTTTATGACATCGATGGTCATAATTTGGAACTGTTAACCCGTGAATAGTGAATAGGCAATACAGTTACCTGACGTTATTAATATCTGGAAGATACCCCGAACCCACGGCACTTGCTCTAAGCAAGTGGCTCCCCTTAAAAAGGGGGGCTATTTTATTCTTTTCTGACTCCTGACTCCTGAATTCCTACATAATTTTCATTTTTTCACCAAAATATACGTGGTAGCATATTCAGGTAATTGTTGGATATGCTGCCTAAATTCTTTTTGATTCTGGAAAATACCTGCTAAGTAATCTAGTTGATGCAAATTTGGTAAAAATGCACCGCCTGTATCTGCCATTACTCCCATTCGCAGTCGCTTATTTCCACCTTGATTATACTCCATGACAATAACTCTTCCTAAGCCAATGTTAAGCACATCACCTGCAAAAGTTACACCTGGTTTAATAGAAATTTTCGCATCTATTTTGTGTCCATAACCTTTGATTTCATCAACTTGTCTAAAATACCAATAACGTTTTTGTGCTGTGGGTTTTACTCCTCTTACATAAGATATTCCATTGTTTCTATCTACATTAAAATATGCTTTTGAACCATCTGTAAAATTAATCAAGATTGTTCCCTGCATTAATGCTTCTTCTAAACCTTCACGGGTTAGATATGCCAAAGGTTCGACTTTACCAAATTCTTTACCACCAGGTTCATAAATTCCTGATAAAACATCTTGTTTTGTGTATTGAGTGTAGAACTTATCGGTAGATAAATTGTCTTTATTGTCTTTTAAGCTATAAATCGGTATGTTATATTTAGATGTTTTGGTACGAGATCCAGTGTGAGTAAAAACGGCATATTTGGTAATTCTTAGTTGTTTTTGTCTTGGTTGTTCAGGGTTATAAGCAGACCATTTAATTACTCGGAAATTAGCATTTATAAAATTAGGATCTTGTAAACGAGTAGGTCTATTATTGCTAATATCTTCATCTAAGACAGTAATCATAAAATCCAATGTTTTGATAACGTCTTGTACAGTAACTCCTTGACTTAATAGCAGTCCATTTCTGGCAATATCTAGATCTTTCTGCTCGTAATCTTGAAAATATTTTCTCGTATT
This window encodes:
- a CDS encoding PAS domain S-box protein: MVLVPLQEMTAFEEVIINSPLTVSSDTSFTEAILQMSAARGSCSLADDTTLDRERFLAEARASCVLVVDGTKVLGIFTQRDVVRLSANGYQLTEKSVADVMAYPVIALRQSDFTDIFAVLTLFKLHHIRHLPIVDDNDQLIGLVTHESLRQMLRPIDLLRSRLVSEVMTTNMVYTSSTTSVLDLTRLMSENQVSSVVIVADDDETRAIGIVTERDIVQFHSLDLSFEKIPAQEVMSSPLFTVSPDDSLWKARSLMQEKHLNRVVVTDADGQLLGIVTQSTLLQGLNPVELYKLVETLEQKVSSLEKEKLDLLENRNTQLEQEIQKRTTELTNQAEKEKLLSSIAGRIRSSLDLQQTLNAIVQKVRTFLQCDRVFIYQFHQDWSGVIVAESVIENHESFLNQEINDPCFAPDWVDTYINGRIRVVPDIYQANLAPCHIELLEQIQTRAKILVPIVQEGQLWGLLSATQKDHPRDWQESEVNLLQQLSTQIVNSLQHRCSIAIQQADIYKQLRLELAERNRTEEALRQSEKRYASLAEAAPVGIFRTDAQGNCIYINERWCQMTGLSYEQAMGTGWINALHLEDREKVAQEWYTAAQANRPFRLEYRFQRPDGLVTWVFSQAVAERGENQQIIGYVGTITDINDRKQAEIALQERKELLSSIAENIADGYAYRLVIHPDGTVEVPYTSTSATKLFGQVKQSLSWQDTFATIAPEDKERCEQVMRDAMQGSGHLDNEYRIRDITGQIRWMNSRGQVRTREDGCVIIEGVTLDITERKQAQADLQALVEGAAAVTGNDLFTLLLEYIATFLDCRCALIVTKNGEYFQTSAFWADGNLQTNISGLLEEMPCNLTIAQGAFCCVSDLQQHFPNESFKELAAQSYVGVAIKSTEGETLGSLCLLDDKPLADSSRAIAILQVFAARVGAELERQQAMTALEQLNQELEIRVEERTAELRESQERWELALRGSNDGIWDWNIKANQVFYSTRWKQMRGFADDEIGSNLQEWSNLIHPDDYDRVMIAVADHLAHKTPFFQEEYRVQRKDGSYMWVLDRRQALWDETGNVLRMVGSESDITSRKQAEAELLAVTSLQQAIFDGIDYSIISTNPEGIIQTFNAAAEKMLGYTAKEVIGKVSPLQFHDHDELQQQAANISEIWGRNITPGMAVFITTAIQGIPNEQEWTYIRKDGSRFPVLLSVTTLYDDKQQIIGFVGIAKDITAKKQADEKLRRTIKELSDFKYALDQAAIVAITDSQGTITYANEKFSQISQYSQDELIGQTHKLVNSGYHSREFFAELWSTISSGNVWRGEIQNCSKDGSFYWVDTTIVPFVNDQGQPVQYLSIRTDITDRKQAEIALQESQRFAQSIADSSPNILYIHDLTTGHNLYINRELTSILGYTPGDLARMGSQVLQQLLHPEDLVAYFAHQQQLQAATDDEILEIEYRVRNINATWRWLSARDAVFKRNSEGRAIQYIGVAQDITERKDASEALEKYAREVEDLYNNAPCGYYSLDSEGIITGINNTQLQWLGYTREEMVGQKYINFLTEQGCQIFHENYPKFKEIGFVKDLEFSLIRKDGTVLPVLINATAVNSADGTYLHSLSTVFDITDRREAEKKLKHQLAVIEAAVDGIAILENNIFTYVNQAHLQLFGYENSEELLGKTWQELYSLEESSRFEQEVFPVLMQQHHWQGEATATRKDGSTFTEGLSLTLTEGGNLISVCRDITDVKKAEQELRTINERLTLTNAELERATRLKDEFLANMSHELRTPLNAILGMSEGLQEEVFGVINQGQQKAIATIERSGRHLLELINDILDLSKIESGKLELQLTSVPVKNLADSSLPFIRQQAIKKNIHLTVGIPDTLGEIVVDELRICQVLINLLNNAVKFTPEGGNVRLEIELEGSYLVISVIDTGIGIAPDDASKLFKPFVQVDTKLSRQYSGTGLGLALVRRLVELHDGTVGVTSEIGQGSRFTVKLPYRQSSTPDLLPHPAVFPQCSLAPENRKVLIIEDTPTAAEQVTRYLDQIGMEGVVYPQGEGAIAQILAHQPALIILDIQLPHRSGWEVLAQIKAHAETQTIPVIIVSVVDERSRGLELGAAEYLIKPIIRQQLHQVINQLRQPPTAATHLESITVEEELPPTQQQPLILIAEDNEANIDTVSNYLESRGYHLLVAGNGLEAIDLAKTHAPDLILMDVQMPLMDGLEAIRLIRADDDIANIPIIALTGLAMPNDHERCLQAGANEYLAKPVRLKQLTKMIQNLLNK
- a CDS encoding GDP-mannose 4,6-dehydratase: MTKTALITGITGQDGYYLGHLLLNQNYRVVGLVSPHRQPNLSKLGSLADKVEIYTVDLRDSAALLTAVEQLQPQEIYNLAAPSFVPDSWDDPLGTLDLITGTATRLLNAVRQVGLSTRFYQASSSEMFGDVTTAPQDEETTFRPKNPYAAAKLHAHWTMVHHRQRYGLFACSGILYNHESPLRPPQFVTRKVSLAVASIKLGLAQTLEMGNLDAKRDWGFAGDHVDAMWRMLQADEPEEYVIGTGKLHSVRELIATAFDSVGLDWEKYVIVNTNLLRADEHFQLVANPSKAKKNLGWEPHVSFEQLLGNMVKSDLEQLQSGKVTPFGVSGTGNR
- a CDS encoding hybrid sensor histidine kinase/response regulator — translated: MNTLSSILIVDDEPNNFDVIETFLYNENYQLYYAQNGHKAITSLERVQPDVILMDVMMPEMDGLETCQLIKQSARWQPVPIIMVTALTSKEDLARCLSAGADDFISKPIHGMELRSRIHSMLRIKHQYDQVQELLKWREDMVNMMVHDLRNSLTSMILSAHILKYPKLSPEKQQVKVDQIISAGEELQSMIDGLLIMAKLESGKMILNYSEVDIYSLCQSVVEEFSAIAEKKNIQFISELPEPGGSLKVDVAIFRRIINNLISNAIKFSPVNSQIILRANYIETGSAKFEIADFGPGVKKELREKIFDKYEIGTTINNTSQTGLGLAFCKIAIEAHGGKITLQDNHPQGSIFTVEVSEVVTSF